The following proteins are encoded in a genomic region of Magnolia sinica isolate HGM2019 chromosome 1, MsV1, whole genome shotgun sequence:
- the LOC131238999 gene encoding galactokinase-like yields the protein MKPKDAISKVKTLSDVEGLCVSFANSHDSSDPVLAVKEFLTEEPYKAEDIEKITEESLTSILGNSPTSLAVLRAAKHFKLFQVL from the exons ATGAAACCAAAAGATGCAATCTCCAAAGTGAAAACTCTCTCTGATGTTGAGGGTTTGTGCGTATCTTTTGCTAATAGCCATGATTCTTCTGATCCTGTGCTCGCTGTTAAG GAATTTCTGACTGAGGAACCTTATAAAGCTGAAGATATTGAGAAAATTACAGAGGAAAGTCTCACATCGATCTTGGGTAATTCACCAACTTCGTTAGCTGTACTTAGAGCTGCGAAGCATTTTAAGCTATTTCAG GTACTCTAA